In Desulfosudis oleivorans Hxd3, the DNA window GCGGGCTGCTGCCGATGATGGCGCCGGGCCGGGCGCTGTCCGGGGCTACGTTCATCTCCACCCGGGCCCGCATCATATGACCCGCTTCCAGGGCCTGGGTGATGAGGTCCAACACCCCGGCAATGTCAAAGGGCTTGAGGATGTAGTCAAAGGCTCCCAGCTTGGTGGCCTCGATGGCGGTTTCGGTGGTGCCGTAGGCGGTCATCACGACTACCGGCAGGGTGGCGTCTATCTCCCGTATGCGGGCAAACGCCTCCAGCCCGCTCATGCCCGGCATCTGAACATCCAGCACCACCAGGTCAAAGGCCTTGTCGCGCACCGCCTCCAGCCCCGCTTCACCGGAGGGCGCCATGTCCACACTGTACCCCTCCTCTTTTAAGAGCTTGGCAAAGCTTTGCCGAAGCTGGTCGTCATCATCTACAATCAATATGGAACTCATGTGCGTGCCTCTTGCTGATAAACAGGAAGGGTTATGGTAAAGGTGGTACCTTGGCCGACCGCGGAAGTAAACTCCAGGCTGCCGCCATGTTCCTCAATGGTCCGGGCCGCCACGAACAGACCCAGCCCGGTGCCGTCCGCCTTGGATGTCTCAAAGGGTTTGAGAATCCGCTCCTGCATTTCCTCGGGAATGCCCGGTCCGTTGTCAATCACGTTGATTACAACGGCCTTGCCCATCTTCCCGGTGACAATAATGGTTTCGGCGATCTTGATTCGGCCGCCTTCTTCCATGGCTTCGCAGGCATTGACGATCAGGTTGACAAACACCTCTTTGATCAGGCCGGGATCGGCCTCCACGGAGATGCCGCCCGGCTGTTTTTCACGAACCACCGTGATGCCATAAAGATCAAGCTTGTAGGAGAGCAGGTCTATGCTGGTGTCGATGACCTGGGAGATGTCCACCAGTTGTTTTTTTAATTTGTGGGGCCGGGAGAACTCTAAAAAGTTGCGGACAATATTGTCCAGCCGGCGCATCTCGTCCGCCACCACGTCAAGGTCCTCCTTCTGGGAGGAAGAGAGGGAAAGGTTGCGCTGAAGGGAGAAAAGCCGCATGTTGATGGAAGTCATGGGATTACGGATGCTGTGGGCCACCACCGATGCCAGGCGGCCCACCAGGGCCATTTTTTCCGAAGAAAGTAGCATTTCCCGGCTCTGTCTGAGCTCGTCTTTTGCCCGTTTCACATTGTCCATGAGGCCGTGGACACTGTCGGCCAACGCCCGCACTTCGTTGCCGCCGGTGCCCGGCTCGGCCTGGTCCGACGCCGCTTGGGAGAGCACGCGAATGGGCAACAGCACCTGGCGCGTCAGGTTAAAGACAAACAGGGCGCCCAGAAAAAGCTCCAGGATGACCAGAATGACGGTGACGGCAAAAACCGCGTCAAGGGTTTCTTCGCTCTTTTTTCGAATGTCCCGAATGTAGAGATCGTTTAAGTGCCGGTAGTCGGCGCACAGTTTATTCAAGGTGAAAAACTGTTCCCGCACGTCCCAGTGAAGGGCCTCTCCCTTTTTTCGATCCCCGGCCTGGTAAAGCGCAATCACTCTGTTCTTGCCCTCGACATAACGGTCGTGATGCTGCTGAATGGCCTTCAGAAGCTGCCGGCGCTCCGGGTTCTGCTCGTGTTCAACGGCAGTGGCCATCCAGTCGGCAAACTCTTTTCTGTGGGTCTCCAGTTGAATGAGCCATTTGGGATCACCGTCGAGAAAGTAGTAGGTCACGTTGCCCTTCTGGTTGGCCAGGGCCGTCTCCATCTGCCGCGCCGCCTGCAACAGGTCCATGCTTTCACCGGTTACGTTGAACAGCAGGGCGTTGAACCGCTTGGCATACCACATTGTGGTGGCTCCCATGGCCACCACAATGACCATGAGCAGCACCAGGTTGATCATGATGCGGGTAAAAAGAGTCAGTCGCCTGAATGGATTTTTTGTCATGGCAAAACCGGTCGATGCCTGGGGAAATGGATCAGATTAGTATTGCGTGCCGTTATCCCTGAGGATGCCGGATCACGGGTTTGGGCCGCAGATACCGGGACACCCGGCGAAGGATGGCCGTGATCCAGGGGCTGGTATAGATTTTTTTGATTCGAATGACAATTACCGTGATGTTGTCTTCGCCGCCCCGCTCGTTGGCCAGGTCCACCAGTGCCCGGCAGGCGGCGTCCGGCGCCTTGCCGTCGGTAATCTCCTGAATCTCCGGGGCGTTCACCTTGTCTGTCAGGCCGTCGGAGCTGATGACCAGAATGTCGCCCACCTGCATTTTTGTTTCGATCACATCCGCCGATACGCCGGGCTTGGTGCCCACGGCCCGGGTCAGCATGTGTTTGAATTCCGGGCCCAGCTTGGCGCCGTTTTCCTGTTTGCCCCCCAGCTCCGATTCTACGGTGTGCAGGGCGGAGATGCGTTCGGCAAGGCCGTTGCGGATCAGAAAGACCGGGCTGTCGCCCACGTTGGCCGTGATCGCGGAATTGTCCCGAAACATCACCGCCGACACGGTGGTGCCCATTCCCGCGTAGGTGGGCCGTGTCTGGGAGAGATCGTAAACGCTTTTGTTGGACAGGTGAATGGCGGCCAGCAGCTGGTTGGCCTCCCGGGAGAGGGCGCTGTTCGTGTCCGGCAGTTCTTCCGGGGTTTTTGCGTGCTGAACCTGGAGAAGATAGTTGTGAAGGGTCTGAACGGCGATTCGGCTGGCCACTTCACCCGCGGCGTGGCCGCCCATGCCGTCGGCCACCACGTAGAGACCGATGTTCCCGTCAATACAGAAGCTGTCTTCGTTGGCCTGCCGTCTTCGGCCGGTGTCGGTGAGGCCGGCGGAATCCGCAATGATCATGATGACCTTCCCGTTGCGTTTATGCCTGCGTTTTTTTCGCCATGGCCGCGTCCATTTTTTCTCCCAGGGTGCGCAGGTGGGCCGCCATCTGCCCGGCGGTCTGATACCGTTTGGCCGGGTCCTTTTCCAGGGCCTTGTTGAGAATGGCCGTCAGGGGCTTGGGAATCCTGGGGTTGATGGTTCTGGGGTCCGGATGGGGCGAATTGAGTATCTTGTGCATCAGGGCCGCCGGGCTGCTTCCCTTGAACGGCACCGTTCCCGTGAGCAGCTGGAAGGTCATCACGCCCAGAGAGAAGATGTCGCTGCGGCCGTCCACCTTCTTGCCGGAGATCTGTTCCGGCGACATGTAGTAGGGGGTACCCTTGACAATGCCGGTCTTGGTCTGGGACGAAGCAGTGATACGGGCGATGCCGAAGTCGGTGATCTTGACCTTGCCGTTTTTCAGCAGCATCACGTTGGCCGGTTTGATGTCCCGATGCACAATGCCCTGCCTGTGGGCATAATCCAGTCCCTCGGCGATGTCCGCGATATAGCCGATCAGCCGCCGCATGGGGATCAGGCTCTCTTTTTTCTGAAACTTTTCCAGGCTGTCGCCTTCCAGGTACTCCATGGCGATGTAGGCCAGGTCCTGTTCGTCGCCGGCGTCGTAGATGGTCACGATATTGGGGTGGGAGAGGGTGCCCGCGCTTTCGGCTTCGCGAAAGAACTTCTTTTTCATCTCCGCGGCCTCTTCCTCGTCAAACTCGTCGGAGAACCGGACCGTTTTGATGGCCGTGGTGCGGTTGATACGGGGGTCCTGGCCCAGGTAGACCACGCCCATGGCGCCCTTGCCCAGCTGTTTGAGAATTTCGTAGCGCCCCAGGGTGGGCCGTATGGACGGGTCGGTGCTCACCATGCCGTCGCCGGCGCCGCCCCCGCCCAGAAACCCGGCGCCGAACACCATGGTTTCACTGGCCACCAGCAGTTTTTTCTTGCGCTCCACGATGTCCTTGAACTTGTTGTCGTACTCTTCAATGTACCCATAGACCGCCGCCGCCTTGTTGAGCTGTCGCTTGCGTTCATAGTCCAGGGCCAGGTTGTAGAGCAGGTCCTTCATCTGGTCGTCCATCGGTACTTTGCGGAACTTGTCAAAGGCCATGTCCAGCATGCCCTGGGACTGGAAGGAGATGCCCAGCATGCGGTTGGTCTCCGCCGACTCGCCTTCCACCTTTTCCTTGCCCGCCTCGGTGAGAAAATAGCGGATCGACACGATGCCGGTGTAGCCGATGACCAGCAGCAGTACCGGGTAGATCACGTCCAGCCAGACCCCTCGGGAAAGAAAGGCCCAGGCAAATCCGCCCAGCAGCAGGGCCAGCAGCACGAAAAAAAGCCCGCCGGAGATGGCCGCCTTCAACCGGGGCAGCACCAGGGTGATCAACAGGCCAAGGAA includes these proteins:
- a CDS encoding sensor histidine kinase, whose protein sequence is MTKNPFRRLTLFTRIMINLVLLMVIVVAMGATTMWYAKRFNALLFNVTGESMDLLQAARQMETALANQKGNVTYYFLDGDPKWLIQLETHRKEFADWMATAVEHEQNPERRQLLKAIQQHHDRYVEGKNRVIALYQAGDRKKGEALHWDVREQFFTLNKLCADYRHLNDLYIRDIRKKSEETLDAVFAVTVILVILELFLGALFVFNLTRQVLLPIRVLSQAASDQAEPGTGGNEVRALADSVHGLMDNVKRAKDELRQSREMLLSSEKMALVGRLASVVAHSIRNPMTSINMRLFSLQRNLSLSSSQKEDLDVVADEMRRLDNIVRNFLEFSRPHKLKKQLVDISQVIDTSIDLLSYKLDLYGITVVREKQPGGISVEADPGLIKEVFVNLIVNACEAMEEGGRIKIAETIIVTGKMGKAVVINVIDNGPGIPEEMQERILKPFETSKADGTGLGLFVAARTIEEHGGSLEFTSAVGQGTTFTITLPVYQQEART
- a CDS encoding PP2C family protein-serine/threonine phosphatase, which codes for MIIADSAGLTDTGRRRQANEDSFCIDGNIGLYVVADGMGGHAAGEVASRIAVQTLHNYLLQVQHAKTPEELPDTNSALSREANQLLAAIHLSNKSVYDLSQTRPTYAGMGTTVSAVMFRDNSAITANVGDSPVFLIRNGLAERISALHTVESELGGKQENGAKLGPEFKHMLTRAVGTKPGVSADVIETKMQVGDILVISSDGLTDKVNAPEIQEITDGKAPDAACRALVDLANERGGEDNITVIVIRIKKIYTSPWITAILRRVSRYLRPKPVIRHPQG
- a CDS encoding CHASE2 domain-containing serine/threonine-protein kinase, which codes for MNFIKKHPTLIFGLLLTLAFLFITLVRVEFFDTLGLKLYDTVMKVKGRPDPSDTIVIVDIDDESIEKLGRWPWPRSLIARGIDKINEGDPSVIGLNIIYSEPEENAGLMEIDFLETRFRENFLPPLQEVATAAPQPARNAGPPLQETLDQVQSGFLEELDLARKRLDRDSILAASLTRSGRVVLPIFFKDTLVPDSGQPEEAEETLKDQAIGNVRIPPGAACPQATEAVLPIPVFRRAAAGMGHINVAPDHDGTYRRERMLYEYRGLFVPSYALVLAARYAGVSPNNIGADIGMSVSFKKIEIPVTPYSELLIGFHTAPDAFRHYSFFDVLNDKIPLRVFTNKIVLVSLSAKGLATPLSTPVAPSTTFGDFTAHVLWSVLNQQFIRQFPGTRLIELAAVLFLGLLITLVLPRLKAAISGGLFFVLLALLLGGFAWAFLSRGVWLDVIYPVLLLVIGYTGIVSIRYFLTEAGKEKVEGESAETNRMLGISFQSQGMLDMAFDKFRKVPMDDQMKDLLYNLALDYERKRQLNKAAAVYGYIEEYDNKFKDIVERKKKLLVASETMVFGAGFLGGGGAGDGMVSTDPSIRPTLGRYEILKQLGKGAMGVVYLGQDPRINRTTAIKTVRFSDEFDEEEAAEMKKKFFREAESAGTLSHPNIVTIYDAGDEQDLAYIAMEYLEGDSLEKFQKKESLIPMRRLIGYIADIAEGLDYAHRQGIVHRDIKPANVMLLKNGKVKITDFGIARITASSQTKTGIVKGTPYYMSPEQISGKKVDGRSDIFSLGVMTFQLLTGTVPFKGSSPAALMHKILNSPHPDPRTINPRIPKPLTAILNKALEKDPAKRYQTAGQMAAHLRTLGEKMDAAMAKKTQA